From one Exiguobacterium acetylicum DSM 20416 genomic stretch:
- a CDS encoding response regulator transcription factor, with translation MRTIALVDDENRMLELIELYLQDSYTCIKLNSGREILNLIDVDEPDLIILDVMMPLMDGFETCQRIREVSNVPIILLTALDGKEEIVKGLQLGADDYIVKPFDEAELKARIQSIFRRTTVSSGSKIESSGLILNEDAHELYYDNHLVKVTPKEFSLLAKLLKNPERVYSREELLSSLWLANEWTDERTVDSHVRNLREKLRKLEFPIEEHFRTVWGIGYKWVP, from the coding sequence ATGAGAACCATTGCTTTGGTAGATGATGAGAATCGAATGTTAGAACTGATTGAACTCTATCTGCAAGACAGTTATACCTGTATTAAGCTGAACAGCGGAAGAGAGATATTGAACTTGATTGATGTAGATGAGCCTGACTTAATCATATTGGATGTGATGATGCCTTTAATGGATGGTTTTGAGACCTGTCAAAGGATAAGGGAAGTTTCGAATGTACCAATCATTTTATTGACAGCACTCGACGGAAAAGAAGAAATCGTAAAAGGATTACAACTGGGAGCAGATGATTACATTGTGAAACCGTTCGACGAGGCGGAATTGAAGGCAAGAATTCAATCGATTTTCAGACGAACTACAGTTTCTTCAGGATCAAAAATCGAATCGTCGGGTCTAATCTTAAATGAAGACGCCCATGAGCTGTATTATGATAATCATTTAGTCAAAGTCACGCCAAAGGAATTTTCATTACTTGCTAAGTTATTAAAAAATCCAGAACGTGTCTATTCAAGAGAGGAACTGCTCTCAAGTTTATGGTTAGCAAATGAGTGGACAGATGAACGAACGGTCGACTCTCATGTAAGAAACTTAAGAGAAAAACTTAGGAAACTCGAGTTTCCTATTGAAGAACACTTTCGCACAGTATGGGGAATTGGTTACAAGTGGGTTCCTTAA
- a CDS encoding ATP-binding protein: MDSKKDGIVEGNWREGKFLVTVSNIEDGGQIIMLEPTKYIQHLMGELKQQVVFSLFLLVLFLLVSVYFLSYIIIKPLLSMKEATVKLSKGEVLKIREAERSDEVGDLARAITKLSVDLRHIQNTRKQFLTSITHELRTPITYIKGYAGLLKKDESRFGDIIYEESERLQELIEDLFELARLEEPHFQIDPQITEMNDFLKKISERIIFKFEEKQVKLILQINKTPIYKEIDQARFDQVLLNLLDNALKYTHANKRVFLKLDENFIEVTDEGGGVDEQSLPYLFDRFYRVDSSRNRETGGTGLGLAITKEIVEAHKGTIVAMNVENGLKVVIDLRGIPG, from the coding sequence TTGGATTCAAAAAAGGATGGAATCGTAGAAGGTAATTGGAGAGAGGGCAAATTTTTAGTGACGGTGAGTAATATTGAAGATGGCGGTCAAATAATTATGTTAGAGCCGACGAAGTATATACAGCATTTGATGGGGGAATTGAAACAACAAGTAGTGTTCTCTCTATTCTTGTTAGTACTTTTTCTATTAGTAAGTGTTTATTTTTTGAGTTATATCATTATAAAGCCACTTTTATCAATGAAAGAGGCAACGGTAAAGTTAAGTAAAGGCGAGGTGCTGAAAATCAGAGAAGCTGAGAGAAGCGACGAAGTAGGAGATTTAGCACGAGCGATCACTAAGTTATCTGTTGATTTACGTCACATTCAAAATACAAGAAAGCAATTTCTGACTTCAATCACACATGAATTGCGTACGCCGATTACCTACATTAAGGGATATGCAGGACTCCTCAAAAAAGACGAATCGAGATTTGGAGATATTATCTATGAGGAATCCGAAAGACTTCAAGAACTGATTGAGGATTTGTTTGAACTTGCTAGATTGGAAGAGCCACATTTTCAAATAGATCCTCAGATCACAGAGATGAATGATTTCTTAAAAAAAATCAGTGAAAGAATAATTTTTAAATTTGAGGAGAAACAAGTGAAATTAATTCTTCAAATTAATAAAACTCCCATCTACAAAGAGATAGACCAAGCTAGATTTGATCAGGTTCTCTTAAATTTACTGGATAACGCGCTAAAATATACACATGCGAACAAACGCGTATTTTTAAAACTTGATGAAAACTTTATTGAAGTTACGGATGAAGGTGGTGGTGTGGATGAGCAATCACTCCCGTATCTTTTTGATCGTTTTTATCGAGTAGATTCTTCACGAAATCGTGAAACAGGAGGTACTGGGCTCGGTTTGGCTATCACGAAAGAAATAGTTGAAGCGCACAAAGGGACCATCGTAGCTATGAATGTAGAAAACGGGCTGAAAGTTGTCATTGACTTGAGGGGGATTCCAGGATGA
- a CDS encoding cytochrome c biogenesis CcdA family protein encodes MELSFLLAFGAGFLSFISPCCLALYPVFLSYITGISVTELKENKKWNWNGVPHTFVFLLGFSSVFLVMGFSTSYLADFFIVYKDVLRMSGALILFIFGVILTGLWTPIFLLKERRMNLGKRKRGYIGTFIVGVGSAAGWTPCTGPILAGVIALIATNPSNGFLYMLFYVLGFSIPFFLMSFLVGKSRYLMNYSSKVMKIGGWFMILLGIILYFDGLTKLTTILIDFTGFRGF; translated from the coding sequence ATGGAGTTATCTTTTTTGTTAGCTTTTGGAGCAGGGTTTTTATCTTTTATCTCGCCATGTTGCCTAGCTTTGTATCCTGTTTTTCTATCTTACATTACAGGAATTTCAGTTACAGAGTTAAAAGAAAATAAAAAGTGGAACTGGAATGGTGTTCCCCATACATTCGTTTTCTTACTTGGATTTTCGAGCGTATTTTTAGTGATGGGTTTTTCAACGTCATATTTGGCTGATTTTTTTATAGTGTATAAAGATGTTCTACGGATGAGCGGTGCACTTATTTTATTCATATTCGGTGTTATTTTAACTGGTCTGTGGACCCCAATATTTTTACTTAAAGAGCGAAGAATGAACTTAGGAAAAAGAAAGCGTGGTTATATCGGAACGTTTATTGTCGGAGTCGGATCGGCTGCTGGATGGACTCCTTGTACAGGACCAATCCTCGCTGGAGTTATTGCTTTGATCGCCACGAATCCTAGTAATGGATTTTTATATATGCTCTTTTATGTACTAGGTTTTTCTATTCCATTTTTCTTGATGTCGTTTTTGGTCGGGAAATCCAGATACTTAATGAATTATTCTTCAAAGGTTATGAAAATAGGTGGCTGGTTTATGATTTTATTAGGTATCATATTGTATTTCGATGGTCTGACGAAACTAACTACAATATTGATTGATTTTACAGGGTTTAGAGGGTTCTGA
- a CDS encoding peptidoglycan DD-metalloendopeptidase family protein produces the protein MKNKVILIASSVLLTTTFSMHSPKVEASSAYKVKVKTDNLRVRTGPSLNYNIVGVTNTGQTFSYLGKKGAWTKVLYKGNTRYIYSSYLKKYKSHVAKKMTYNESLFASPTKGRLTQGYGKSNGAYGYTFHNGVDLAATKGTPVYASASGKVTTSKNSGAYGKHVMISHSLKNQKYVTVYAHMNSLSVKSGQTVSKGMKIGTVGNTGNSFGNHLHFEIHKNSYKYSSYSAANSVNPLNYL, from the coding sequence ATGAAAAACAAGGTAATACTTATCGCTTCTAGCGTCTTACTCACAACAACTTTTTCAATGCATAGCCCAAAAGTTGAAGCAAGTAGTGCATATAAAGTAAAAGTAAAGACAGACAATCTCCGTGTTCGGACTGGTCCTTCTCTCAATTACAATATAGTCGGCGTGACTAACACTGGTCAGACTTTTTCTTATTTAGGAAAAAAAGGAGCTTGGACAAAAGTACTTTACAAAGGGAACACACGGTATATCTATAGTTCTTACCTAAAAAAATATAAGAGCCACGTTGCAAAAAAAATGACGTATAATGAGTCTCTTTTTGCTTCTCCTACTAAAGGGAGGCTGACCCAAGGATACGGAAAATCTAATGGCGCTTACGGTTATACATTCCATAATGGCGTTGATCTAGCTGCAACAAAAGGCACACCTGTCTATGCTTCTGCGAGTGGAAAAGTCACTACCTCTAAAAACAGCGGTGCATATGGTAAACACGTTATGATTTCACATAGTCTAAAGAATCAAAAATACGTAACCGTTTATGCTCATATGAATAGTCTTTCGGTAAAAAGTGGTCAGACAGTCTCTAAAGGTATGAAGATTGGAACAGTTGGGAATACAGGAAACTCGTTCGGAAATCATTTACACTTTGAGATTCATAAAAACAGTTATAAATACAGCAGTTATTCTGCAGCGAATAGTGTCAACCCATTGAACTATTTGTAA
- a CDS encoding recombinase family protein — MRKIGYVRVSSTSQNPSRQFQQLSEFGMDIIYEEKVSGATKEREQLQKMLEDLQDGDTIYVTDLTRITRSTQDLFELIDYIRRKKASLKSLKDTWLDLSEDNPYSQFLITVMAGVNQLERDLIRMRQREGIELAKKEGKFKGRIKKYHKNHAGMNYAVKLYKEGNMTVNQICEITNVSRASLYRKLSEENK, encoded by the coding sequence TTGCGGAAAATTGGTTATGTACGTGTCAGTTCAACTAGTCAAAACCCTTCAAGACAATTTCAGCAGCTAAGCGAATTCGGAATGGATATTATATACGAAGAAAAAGTTTCTGGGGCAACGAAGGAACGTGAGCAACTTCAAAAAATGTTAGAGGACTTACAAGATGGTGACACCATTTATGTTACAGATTTAACTCGAATTACTCGTAGTACACAAGATTTATTTGAATTGATCGATTACATACGAAGGAAAAAAGCCAGCTTAAAATCACTCAAGGATACATGGCTAGATTTATCAGAGGATAATCCATACAGCCAATTCTTAATTACAGTAATGGCTGGTGTTAACCAGTTAGAGAGAGATCTTATCCGTATGCGTCAACGTGAAGGGATTGAGCTGGCTAAGAAAGAAGGAAAGTTTAAAGGTCGGATAAAGAAATATCATAAAAATCATGCGGGAATGAATTATGCAGTAAAGCTATATAAAGAAGGAAATATGACTGTAAATCAAATTTGTGAAATTACAAATGTGTCTAGGGCTTCATTATATAGAAAGCTATCGGAAGAGAACAAATAG
- a CDS encoding ArsR/SmtB family transcription factor, whose protein sequence is MIKKDTCEIYCYDEEKVNRIQGNLQTVDISSVAQMLKAIADENRAKITYALCQDDELCVCDIANIIGVTVANASHHLRTLHKQGIVKFRKEGKLAFYSLDDEHIRQIMMIALAHKKEVKINV, encoded by the coding sequence GTGATTAAGAAAGATACTTGTGAAATTTATTGTTATGACGAAGAAAAGGTCAATCGAATACAAGGTAATTTACAGACAGTAGATATTTCTAGTGTTGCCCAAATGTTAAAAGCTATTGCAGATGAAAATAGAGCAAAAATTACCTATGCTTTATGTCAAGATGACGAACTGTGTGTGTGTGATATAGCAAATATTATAGGTGTTACGGTTGCAAATGCCTCTCATCACCTGCGAACGCTCCATAAGCAAGGGATTGTTAAGTTTCGAAAAGAGGGAAAACTTGCATTTTATTCATTAGATGATGAGCATATCAGACAAATTATGATGATTGCATTGGCACATAAGAAAGAGGTGAAGATCAATGTCTAG
- a CDS encoding heavy metal translocating P-type ATPase, with the protein MSSGKAKLSEEEMKAYRVQGFTCTNCAAIFENNVKELPGVQDAKVNFGASKVYVKGTTTIEELEKAGAFENLKIRDEKEQRVEREPFWKQKENIKVYISALLLVVSWFLGEQYGEEHVLPTIGYAASILIGGYSLFIKGLKNLSRLNFDMNTLMTIAIIGAAIIGEWGEGATVVILFAISEALERYSMDKARQSIESLMDIAPKEALIRRGNEEMMIHVDDIQVGDIMIVKPGQKLAMDGIVVKGTSTLNQAAITGESVPVTKTTNDEVFAGTLNEEGLLEVKVTKRVEDTTLSKIIHLVEEAQAERAPSQAFVDKFAKYYTPAIVILALLIAVVPPLFGGDWSQWIYQGLAVLVVGCPCALVVSTPVAVVTAIGNAAKNGVLIKGGIHLEEAGHLKAIAFDKTGTLTKGIPAVTDIVTYGRNENELMTITAAIEKGSQHPLASAIMRKAEENGLKFNEVTVEDFQSITGKGVKAKINNEMYYVGSPNLFEELHGSISSDRKEKIADMQTQGKTVMVLGTEKEILSFIAVADEMRESSKEVIGKLNNMGIETVMLTGDNQRTATAIGKQVGVSDIKADLLPEDKLNFIKELREKHQSVGMVGDGVNDAPALAASTVGVAMGGAGTDTALETADIALMSDDLSKLPYTIKLSRKALAIIKQNITFSLAIKLVALLLVMPGWLTLWIAIFADMGATLLVTLNSLRLLKIKE; encoded by the coding sequence ATGTCTAGTGGGAAAGCAAAACTGTCTGAAGAAGAAATGAAAGCCTATCGTGTTCAAGGATTTACTTGTACTAACTGTGCAGCCATTTTTGAAAATAATGTTAAAGAACTTCCCGGTGTTCAGGATGCGAAAGTAAATTTCGGAGCATCTAAAGTTTATGTTAAAGGGACGACAACCATTGAAGAATTAGAAAAAGCAGGAGCATTTGAAAATTTAAAAATTCGAGATGAAAAAGAACAAAGGGTAGAACGAGAACCTTTTTGGAAGCAGAAAGAAAACATTAAGGTATATATATCAGCTCTTTTACTTGTAGTTAGCTGGTTCTTAGGAGAGCAGTATGGTGAAGAGCATGTTCTACCGACAATTGGTTATGCAGCGTCCATTTTAATCGGTGGATATTCGTTATTCATTAAAGGTCTCAAAAATCTAAGCAGATTAAATTTCGATATGAATACGCTTATGACTATTGCAATTATAGGAGCTGCAATCATTGGTGAATGGGGTGAAGGGGCAACCGTTGTTATCCTATTTGCGATTAGTGAAGCATTAGAGCGTTATTCAATGGATAAAGCACGTCAATCTATTGAATCTTTAATGGATATTGCCCCAAAAGAAGCGTTAATTCGACGAGGCAATGAAGAAATGATGATTCATGTTGATGATATTCAAGTTGGAGACATCATGATTGTTAAGCCCGGTCAAAAGTTAGCAATGGATGGAATAGTGGTTAAAGGTACATCGACATTAAATCAGGCTGCGATTACAGGTGAAAGTGTTCCAGTAACGAAAACCACAAATGATGAAGTATTTGCAGGAACCTTGAATGAAGAAGGGTTACTTGAGGTTAAAGTAACAAAACGAGTTGAAGATACTACTCTTTCAAAAATCATTCACTTGGTAGAAGAAGCCCAAGCAGAACGGGCCCCTTCTCAAGCGTTTGTCGATAAATTTGCAAAATACTATACACCAGCTATTGTCATACTTGCTCTTTTAATTGCGGTAGTTCCACCATTATTTGGCGGAGACTGGAGCCAATGGATTTATCAAGGCTTAGCTGTATTAGTGGTTGGTTGTCCTTGTGCCTTAGTAGTCTCAACTCCAGTTGCTGTGGTTACAGCAATAGGAAATGCAGCGAAAAATGGTGTTTTAATTAAAGGTGGTATCCATTTAGAAGAAGCAGGACACTTAAAAGCGATAGCCTTTGATAAAACAGGAACATTAACCAAAGGGATTCCTGCTGTAACAGACATTGTGACATATGGTAGAAATGAAAATGAATTAATGACCATAACAGCAGCCATTGAAAAAGGATCACAGCACCCTCTTGCTTCAGCGATTATGCGAAAAGCAGAAGAAAATGGATTAAAATTCAACGAAGTAACAGTAGAGGATTTTCAATCCATTACAGGTAAAGGCGTTAAAGCCAAAATAAATAATGAAATGTATTATGTGGGAAGTCCAAATCTTTTTGAGGAATTACACGGAAGCATTTCAAGCGATAGGAAAGAAAAAATTGCCGATATGCAAACTCAAGGTAAAACGGTGATGGTGTTAGGAACAGAAAAAGAAATTCTTTCGTTTATTGCCGTAGCCGATGAAATGAGGGAATCGTCTAAAGAAGTTATCGGCAAGTTGAACAATATGGGAATCGAAACAGTGATGCTAACAGGCGATAACCAAAGAACGGCAACAGCCATCGGAAAACAAGTTGGTGTTTCGGATATTAAAGCTGACTTACTTCCAGAAGATAAGCTAAATTTTATTAAAGAACTTCGAGAAAAACATCAAAGTGTGGGGATGGTCGGAGATGGCGTGAATGATGCTCCAGCCCTTGCGGCATCTACCGTTGGTGTAGCAATGGGTGGTGCTGGAACTGATACAGCTTTAGAAACGGCTGACATCGCCTTAATGTCTGATGATTTGAGTAAATTGCCATATACAATAAAATTAAGCCGTAAGGCTTTAGCAATCATCAAGCAAAACATTACCTTCTCTTTGGCGATTAAATTAGTGGCATTACTTTTGGTCATGCCCGGTTGGTTAACACTTTGGATAGCTATATTTGCTGATATGGGAGCAACTTTACTTGTAACATTAAACAGTTTACGCTTATTGAAAATCAAAGAATAG
- a CDS encoding heavy metal translocating P-type ATPase encodes MDCSSCAKTIEQHFQKMQNVQTVTVSFARGEMEIDHQLDARQVQSELNKIGFDGYVKGKKTSEAPVRSFEGISLILSGILIGLGLLIQTSGVAYLPNVLYGIALILSGGRVFRSAYYAVRARSLDMKVLMSVAAIGAACIGEWLEGATVVFLFAIGNLLQNRSLARTRNSIQKLIELSPKEAFVLTDGDVRRKPVEAVRVGEILRIRPGDQVALDGTILNGTTTINQAPITGESIPVDKKEGDHVFAGTLNMDRSFDMIVEKTYQETTLAHIIELVEEAQDNKAPSEAFIDRFAKVYTPFVFLGALLLMIVPPLLQLGSWGEWFYKG; translated from the coding sequence ATGGACTGTAGTAGCTGTGCTAAGACGATCGAACAACACTTTCAAAAGATGCAAAATGTCCAGACCGTCACAGTTTCGTTTGCCCGTGGGGAGATGGAAATCGACCATCAGCTGGATGCTCGACAAGTCCAAAGCGAGCTGAACAAGATCGGTTTCGATGGATACGTCAAGGGAAAGAAAACGTCCGAGGCACCGGTCCGGTCGTTCGAGGGGATCTCCTTGATCCTGTCCGGGATTTTGATTGGTCTGGGATTGCTCATCCAAACGAGCGGAGTGGCGTATCTTCCGAATGTTTTGTACGGTATCGCCTTGATCCTCAGTGGGGGGAGAGTTTTCCGGAGTGCCTATTATGCCGTCCGTGCCCGCTCACTCGACATGAAAGTATTGATGAGCGTAGCAGCCATCGGTGCCGCATGTATCGGGGAGTGGCTCGAGGGAGCGACCGTCGTCTTCCTCTTTGCCATCGGCAATTTGCTTCAGAATCGCTCCCTTGCGCGGACGCGCAATTCCATTCAGAAACTGATCGAACTGTCTCCGAAGGAAGCCTTCGTGCTGACGGACGGGGACGTTAGACGTAAACCGGTGGAAGCGGTGCGAGTCGGAGAAATCCTCCGGATTCGACCAGGTGATCAGGTTGCACTGGACGGCACGATCTTGAACGGGACGACGACCATCAATCAAGCACCGATCACGGGCGAATCGATTCCTGTCGATAAGAAGGAAGGCGATCACGTATTTGCCGGAACGCTCAACATGGATCGTTCGTTCGACATGATCGTCGAGAAGACGTATCAAGAGACGACGCTTGCGCACATCATTGAACTGGTCGAGGAAGCGCAGGATAATAAAGCACCGAGTGAAGCGTTCATTGATCGTTTCGCGAAAGTGTATACACCGTTCGTCTTCCTAGGTGCATTGTTGCTGATGATCGTCCCACCTTTACTCCAACTTGGTAGTTGGGGAGAGTGGTTCTATAAGGGGTAG
- a CDS encoding copper resistance D family protein, which yields MFGRADLIYREGAEAMTALYLIGDTLLYGCLALLIGFFSVHLIPRSYRPDVSLSIRWVRMLIVLMLLSFSLSVLRIVLYLYEEIGFWITLQSVLLTFEAGNAWILMALWSVLLLIVINRASLSPGRIKLGVFLVMAMVVTFAWSGHASSIKGAEGMLVHSIHALAVFIWTGGLLMLGFWSPSDRNWGIFLEWFKPLVTLCFLLIVGSGIYLMSVVVQVEEYSDSWILPYGQALLWKHVLILPVLIIGIMNGKWSYASPERSFEVRRMRMRMEGILILLLFTATAWLGQQEPPHSIKDTLQSSGAGPLSGFLFPSLRFTYSDIRFEPTMISLFLMAISLLFVGLLVYVIRSTQDSIKTLYLGLGVSISLFFAALYSISVYL from the coding sequence ATGTTTGGACGAGCTGATCTGATTTATCGGGAAGGGGCGGAAGCGATGACCGCGCTCTATCTGATCGGCGATACGCTCCTCTACGGTTGTCTTGCGCTGTTGATCGGTTTCTTTTCCGTCCATCTCATCCCTCGTTCTTACCGACCTGACGTATCGCTTTCAATCCGCTGGGTTCGCATGCTCATCGTGCTGATGCTGTTATCCTTTTCCCTGTCCGTCTTACGAATCGTACTGTATTTATATGAAGAGATCGGTTTTTGGATAACACTGCAATCCGTGTTACTTACATTCGAGGCAGGGAACGCTTGGATTCTGATGGCTCTCTGGAGTGTACTCCTTCTCATCGTCATCAATCGTGCATCACTCAGTCCTGGACGTATAAAACTAGGAGTATTCCTTGTTATGGCGATGGTCGTTACGTTCGCGTGGTCCGGGCACGCCTCTAGCATCAAAGGGGCAGAAGGCATGCTCGTACATTCTATTCACGCACTCGCCGTCTTCATCTGGACCGGTGGATTGCTCATGCTCGGCTTTTGGAGTCCATCAGACCGTAACTGGGGCATCTTCCTCGAATGGTTCAAACCACTCGTGACGCTATGTTTCTTACTAATCGTCGGTTCCGGCATCTATCTGATGTCTGTCGTCGTGCAGGTAGAGGAGTATTCCGATTCCTGGATTTTACCGTATGGACAAGCCTTACTCTGGAAACACGTCCTGATTCTACCCGTGCTGATCATCGGTATCATGAACGGGAAGTGGAGTTACGCGTCTCCTGAACGATCGTTTGAAGTCCGACGGATGCGGATGCGCATGGAAGGCATCTTGATCCTGCTTCTCTTCACAGCGACTGCGTGGCTCGGTCAACAGGAACCCCCTCACTCGATCAAGGATACTCTTCAATCCAGCGGGGCTGGTCCACTGTCAGGGTTTCTTTTCCCTAGCTTGCGTTTCACCTATTCTGATATCCGGTTCGAGCCGACCATGATATCCCTCTTCTTGATGGCAATCAGCCTCCTTTTCGTGGGATTGTTGGTGTACGTCATCCGATCAACCCAAGACTCCATCAAGACCCTCTATCTTGGATTAGGCGTCTCGATCTCATTATTTTTCGCAGCGTTGTATAGTATTTCCGTGTATTTATGA
- the relB gene encoding type II toxin-antitoxin system RelB family antitoxin yields the protein MSTISVRLDDQDTRLIKEYAKAKNITISTLVRDAVLDRIEDEIDLQLYHDSMAAHRKKSEAISFDDMMKELDLE from the coding sequence ATGAGTACCATTTCCGTACGTCTGGATGACCAGGATACACGACTCATCAAAGAATATGCGAAGGCAAAAAACATCACGATTTCTACACTCGTTCGCGATGCCGTCCTCGACCGCATCGAAGACGAAATCGATTTACAACTCTATCATGATTCGATGGCAGCACACCGTAAAAAATCAGAAGCGATCTCTTTCGACGATATGATGAAGGAACTTGATTTAGAATGA
- a CDS encoding type II toxin-antitoxin system RelE family toxin: MTAFTVEFERGAQKSLKKMDPQQARIIMSWIKKNLVGTDDPRRHGKGLVSNRSGEWRYRIGDYRLITDIQDEKVVILILEIGHRRDIYK, from the coding sequence ATGACAGCATTTACGGTAGAGTTTGAGCGCGGAGCTCAAAAGTCTCTCAAGAAGATGGATCCTCAACAAGCGCGGATCATCATGTCCTGGATCAAGAAGAATCTGGTCGGGACGGATGATCCGCGTCGTCATGGTAAAGGACTCGTCTCGAATCGCTCGGGTGAATGGCGGTATCGCATCGGTGATTATCGTCTGATTACTGACATTCAAGATGAAAAAGTCGTGATTTTGATTCTCGAGATCGGGCATCGTCGTGATATCTATAAATAA
- a CDS encoding GntR family transcriptional regulator, whose protein sequence is MSTKKKPKYEKIADELRGRILNGGYDVEEAMPDEIQLAEEFAVSRMTMKRALEILVSEGIIYRQRGQGTFILPSSFSQGRINVLNKEFQGLTKLLGERTVRSEVLQFEVRFPDTEVARHLMIEKTDPVYEIRRVRYVDDEPYVIEHTFMPSSLITGVTKEVLDSSIYRYIQEDLGYTITSSHKMIRADKPNQWDRDYLGNEDTDPIIEVEQVVFLGNGKPFEYSFSRNRYDKFVFTSVHIGR, encoded by the coding sequence ATGTCTACTAAAAAGAAACCAAAGTATGAGAAAATCGCAGATGAACTGCGCGGACGAATCCTTAACGGAGGTTATGATGTCGAGGAAGCAATGCCGGACGAGATCCAACTCGCGGAGGAGTTCGCAGTCAGCCGGATGACGATGAAGCGGGCCCTCGAAATCCTAGTATCGGAAGGCATCATCTATCGCCAGCGAGGACAGGGGACCTTCATCCTGCCTTCGAGCTTCTCACAGGGTAGAATCAACGTGTTGAACAAAGAATTCCAAGGGTTGACGAAGCTGCTCGGTGAGCGGACCGTCAGGAGTGAGGTCCTCCAGTTCGAGGTGCGCTTCCCGGATACGGAGGTCGCCCGTCACCTGATGATCGAGAAGACCGATCCCGTCTATGAAATCCGGCGCGTCCGTTATGTTGATGACGAACCTTACGTGATCGAGCATACGTTCATGCCCTCCTCGTTGATCACTGGTGTGACGAAGGAGGTCCTCGATAGTTCAATCTATCGATACATCCAGGAAGACCTCGGTTACACGATTACGAGCTCACACAAGATGATTCGCGCGGATAAACCGAACCAGTGGGACCGCGATTATCTCGGGAACGAGGATACCGATCCAATCATCGAGGTCGAGCAAGTCGTCTTCCTCGGGAACGGGAAGCCGTTCGAGTACTCGTTCTCGAGGAACCGTTACGATAAGTTCGTCTTCACTTCCGTTCACATCGGTCGATGA